From the genome of Nicotiana sylvestris chromosome 1, ASM39365v2, whole genome shotgun sequence:
TCATAACTTCAGAATAATTTAGGATATTTTTTGTCCTAAAATATTGAATTGAAATACTGAAATTAAGGACGCACAAGCTAATTCCTAAATAACAGTCTTCTAAAGTGGCTACCTGGTGTCATTTACTTGTCAATGAATCCAGTAAGACAATGTGATGGGCTTTATTGTGGCATCGTTGTTTGAGTTTGAGTTAATGGGCCTCTAAAAGTCACTAGTTTCGTACGTTCTCTTTCTAATTTGTTcaacttttttcatttttttaagctTTACATTCTTGCCACACTTCATACAATACAATAAGATAAGAAATTCGGTAACTTTTGGTGGAAATGAGATAGTTGGAAACTTGTAATAAACTGTTCACTAATTCGACCGGAAATAACCTCTCTATCCTtccaggtaggggtaaggtctgtgtacatcctaccctccccagacttcactagtggaattttactgggtatgttgttgttgttgttttaattCGACTGGTTTGAGAATGATAATATCCGGACTAATATTAGTAAGTTTTGTGCACAAAAATCGAAAGATTATTCTCAATTAAATCTGAAAATGTTAAAAAATTTGACTTACTATTTCAAACATATTGTTATTACTTTTTGTCCATAATCTATCATTGTACACATATTTTCTACTATTGAAGGAAAATTTGTGTCTGAAAATAAGTTACTCATGAAGAGTTAGTACGTATATATGGGCATGTGGTGTTATCATTGTACACATATTTTATACTTTTATTGATGTGCTAAAGTTACAGAATATAAGGGTCTGAAGAGTATCTACATACTTCCGAAAGGGGTGCTTGCTGGAGCAGCTCAACGAGATGTGGGTTCAATTCTCGCTATGCCTCATCCTAGTAGGTGTCTGCGCCATTGGGCCAGCTAAACTTGCTCTGATCTAGTGTGCGTCCGCTCCTGTTCGGGCTCACTCAGCAGAAAGCTAACTCTCTTCTCCTGCTTTAGCTTGAGCCCACCCGGACAGACTCTGGCATGACACCCGTCACCAAAATAATTCTCAAGATCTTTTGATAGAATAGATAAAAATATATCAAAGAATATTGGCAAGTGATCATTGAGATAATTTCATGTGAAATAGTAAGTAGTTATCATCCCTTAATGAACCTAGGGATGATTTTGGTAAATTAGCAAGATCTTCTTTGTGTAACATAATTTAGTCAATGGTCAGCTATAACTTACTATATATCCATCAAGACTTATATATACTTTTTTGGTAATTGGTTTTAACATATTGCCATTATGGTACGTAAAACTACAGTATAACATGGAGGATCATTAATATCTTTTAGATATCAAATATTCCTTAATATTTGGTAAGCATTATGTTTTTTCCACTATAAAAGGAGCACCCATACCATAGAGTTTCTCCAAgcaattagaaaaaaaaaagattaagcACAATAAACTCTTGTTCTATCTAGTAAATCAAGCATATTATGGCTTTTAATCTCCCTCTCACATTCACTTTTATAGCTCTATGTTTGTTTCAACAATGCACTTGCACACATGTTAAATCACTCAATGCATCTTTAGCTGGTTTTCAGCCAGCTGTAGCAACATTTTATGGTGCTCCAAATGGAGCAGGAAGTGGTAATTAATGATGTTATACtctatgtaatttttttttattaatttgcaTACGACATTTGTTATCGACATACTGTTAGGTTAATCAAAGTTGATCGTTTTAATTGTTTTTATGAGCGCTGTTATTAATTGGACCATgcaattaatttttatttttgtcatgCAAGATGGAGGAGCTTGTGGATATACAAATGCTGTATCACAAGCCCCTTATAATTCCTTTGTATCTGCTGGAAATGCTCCTCTCTTCAGGAAAGGCTTAGGCTGCGGAGCTTGCTACCAGGTCCATATTAATTCTTGCCCATAATTTAGTTTTTCGTCACTTCAAGTAACATGTTATAACATATTAAAATGCACTAACTAATAGTGTAAAAATTAATTTGGACTGTCAGTATATATGAGTGAAATCCTCTGATAAATTGCTCTAACGTCTAAGACTTTGTGAATGACTTATACCTCCTGAAATTATAGGTGCAATGTAATCTAGGCCCTTGCTCAGGAAACCCAGTGACTGTAACCATTACAGATGAATGCCCTAGCTGTTCCGGCGCTGTTCATTTTGATTTAAGTGGAACTGCCATGGGAGCAATGGCCAAGCCTGGACAAGCTGACGCGTTACGTAATATGGGAAATATTGCAATCTCTTACCAAAGGTACATACTTTTCGGAATAAAATTATATATACCGATAGCACAAAGAATATTTTCTCTAAGCAATTCTACTTGTTATTGTAGGGTACCGTGCCAATACAAGAACACAAATGTAGCATTCAAGGTGGATCCGGGATCTAATGCTAACTTCTTATCAGTAAATGTTGAGTTTGAGAATGGAGATGGTGATCTTAATTTATTGGAGCTTGTGCCAGCTAGATCTACACAGTCGATAactatgaatcatgtatttgGGGCAACATGGAGTACTAATATTAACCCTTCAGCGCAGCCTGCTCCATATTCTATTAGGCTCACAACTGAGTTCAATAAGAAACTTACTGCCCCCAATGTCATTCCTGTTGGCTGGAAACCTGGGCAAACCTACAATTCCAATGTCAATTTTTGATTGTTATTTCTTCAACACAAACACAAAAATAATGAGTTAAATCAATGTCACAAAAATGACTTTGAAATGTTCTCCTTTTAGGAGtttaataaaatttatctttcaaATATTATTATTCAAAAGTCCTTTTTTTTGTCCTCTTACTGTATGATTCTCACAAGCAATGGAAAAAGAAAGGGGAAGTACACGAATGACCATTCTTAGGTCTGTTATTTAGTAATTAGTTAATACTTATTTTGTCCTGAAAATTTGAACTAAAAATCATAAATTTAGAACAATTCCGTATATTTGTGTCCTAAAAAATTATTCGGAAAAATTAAAATTCATGACACATTGGTTAATTCCTAAATAGCAGCATTTTAGAGTGGGTAGTATGGTTACTACGAGAAGAATGCATCAATATCTGCCCACGACCCTAGAGTATtcacacaggtgcaccgatctccagtatattatgctggaactttccgtgttgcagcaaaatagtgattatttttcaatgactttgcaaacgctagcTGTTTTTGAATGATCAATTTAAAAACTGGCTAGTCCGTGCATTTTTTACAAGATCCGCCCATAAACAATCCCTAAAGTTATCAAAATTTACTAGATAATCCATCTCTTTTTtgtccttttatctttttcctcttttctttctcttctcttcGATCATCAGAAAACAACATCATTTTGGCCAATTCAGGAGACTTGTCCCTCCTCATTTTTAGAGAACTACATTCTACTTGTATTTGAATCTACCAAATCCAATAAGTGCAATCACACAAAAGCCTATAAGTAGCAAAGGCTATAGTCTAAAATAAAATGAGGGCTATTGTATTGACTATTGAGTTACACCTTCGAACTAGGCTTCTTAGTACCTAAAATGCACTTTCCACCATTTAAAAGTACTCAATTGTTAACAAAATTATATATACCAATGTTGATTTAGAATAAGGTGCAAATAGAAATGATGGGTGAGATTTGTGATTCAAAATTTCCGTTTTGTaaaatattgtcacgaccccggttcgccctacgactaggtaagactaacaatgcggaaaaaaatcaatttgcggaagaaataattaaaaagcgaaatagtgaaataaaatagtATTTTAAAGTGCCGcttggcatacacaatatcaactctcgaaaactaataactgtgagcacgtgatttttgtttacgcaaCGAATACTcccaaagaaatcgaaaaataaaacaaatggtttttgttgtacaatttttggattttatgtGGCATTCTTGGCAGTTGTTTTTAGTTTTTGTGATTTGTTTAAGTTCcatcaaataaaaaatacaaaaaatgtatgtcgCGCGTAAATTTGGAATCTTGTTTCTACTactaggaattaattaaccataatttgatttggaaaagaaaatcacaaaatatgcgcCTTTTATTATATTTGTTGTCCTTGAGTGATTTTATTAAATGCTAATGTGTGTGATAGTTGTTTAATATTTGTATAGTTTTGTTTTACAATTTAGGTgggatttttagaaattaaagaaaaaaagaaaaaaaaaagaaaagaagaaaggagttttcggattgggccagttgaatcaaataagaacaggcccaaaccaaaataaccCAGTCCGAATACCCTTTACCCGGTCTAATTAGGCTGGCCACAcgaccgtccaaacgacgtcatttTGTCACCCTCAATTTggaaatgatcaacggccaagatcacaaaTTCATACCCATGTTtagacccgacccattcccgtccAAACCGACCCAACCCCCTCTAAGACA
Proteins encoded in this window:
- the LOC104234725 gene encoding expansin-B15-like; translation: MAFNLPLTFTFIALCLFQQCTCTHVKSLNASLAGFQPAVATFYGAPNGAGSDGGACGYTNAVSQAPYNSFVSAGNAPLFRKGLGCGACYQVQCNLGPCSGNPVTVTITDECPSCSGAVHFDLSGTAMGAMAKPGQADALRNMGNIAISYQRVPCQYKNTNVAFKVDPGSNANFLSVNVEFENGDGDLNLLELVPARSTQSITMNHVFGATWSTNINPSAQPAPYSIRLTTEFNKKLTAPNVIPVGWKPGQTYNSNVNF